Proteins from a genomic interval of Longimicrobium sp.:
- a CDS encoding ATP-dependent 6-phosphofructokinase — MSDSSKPKVRRIAINTGGGDAPGLNAVIRAATLAALNEGWEVFGIRRGYMGILEGEVDGEEGLFPLTAQAVRGITHLGGTILGTTTRGNPFGLEVRQPDGTWGTVDRSDEIVQRFRECEIDALIAIGGDGSLSIAHALHQKGLPVIGVPKTIDNDLSATDVTFGFQSAVEVATDAIGRLHSTAEAHQRVMVVQLMGRHTGWIALESGLAGGADVILIPEIPYDIAKIADKVRERDLQRRRFSIVVVAEGARPRDGEASYADETGRYGGIADRIAAQLHEATEKETRSMVLGHIQRGGEPIAYDRSLALRFGAAAVRCIREGQLGTMVALQGNYIRAVPLGDAIRDIKRVPADSELVMTARQLGISFGD, encoded by the coding sequence ATGTCCGACAGCAGCAAGCCCAAGGTCCGCCGGATCGCCATCAACACGGGTGGCGGGGATGCCCCGGGGCTGAACGCCGTGATCCGCGCGGCTACCCTGGCCGCCCTGAACGAGGGGTGGGAGGTGTTCGGCATCCGCCGCGGATACATGGGTATCCTGGAGGGCGAGGTCGACGGCGAGGAGGGGCTCTTTCCGCTGACGGCCCAGGCCGTCCGCGGGATCACCCACCTGGGCGGCACCATCCTGGGCACCACCACCCGCGGCAACCCGTTCGGGCTGGAGGTGCGCCAGCCGGACGGTACGTGGGGCACGGTAGACCGGTCGGATGAAATCGTGCAGCGGTTCCGCGAGTGCGAGATCGACGCGCTGATCGCCATCGGAGGCGACGGGTCGCTGAGCATCGCGCACGCGCTGCACCAGAAGGGCCTGCCGGTGATCGGCGTGCCCAAGACCATCGACAACGACCTGAGCGCCACCGACGTCACCTTCGGCTTCCAGTCGGCGGTGGAGGTGGCCACGGACGCCATCGGCCGGCTGCACAGCACCGCCGAGGCGCACCAGCGGGTGATGGTGGTGCAGCTGATGGGGCGGCACACGGGGTGGATCGCCTTGGAGTCCGGCCTGGCGGGCGGCGCCGACGTCATCCTGATCCCCGAGATCCCCTACGACATCGCGAAGATCGCTGACAAGGTGCGCGAGCGCGACCTCCAGCGGCGCCGCTTCAGCATCGTGGTGGTGGCCGAGGGCGCGCGGCCGCGGGACGGAGAGGCGAGCTACGCCGACGAAACGGGGCGCTACGGGGGCATCGCCGACCGCATTGCCGCCCAGCTCCACGAGGCGACCGAGAAGGAAACGCGCTCGATGGTGCTGGGCCACATCCAGCGCGGCGGCGAGCCCATCGCCTACGACCGCAGTCTTGCGCTCCGCTTTGGCGCGGCGGCGGTGCGCTGCATCCGCGAGGGGCAGCTGGGCACCATGGTGGCGCTGCAGGGCAACTACATCCGCGCTGTTCCGCTGGGCGACGCCATCCGCGACATCAAGCGCGTGCCGGCAGATTCGGAGCTGGTGATGACCGCGCGCCAGCTCGGGATTTCGTTCGGGGACTGA
- a CDS encoding metal-sulfur cluster assembly factor has protein sequence MVDEKEVRKALRKVKDPELKLDLVVLGLIYDIKIDGGRVDVTMSLTSPGCPVAGELLTKAREAVESVPGVEQAEVELTFSPPWSADRINPTIRAALGL, from the coding sequence ATGGTCGACGAAAAGGAAGTGCGCAAGGCGCTGCGCAAGGTAAAGGACCCCGAGCTCAAGCTGGACCTGGTGGTGCTGGGGCTGATCTATGACATCAAGATCGACGGCGGCCGCGTGGACGTCACGATGTCGCTCACGTCGCCGGGATGCCCCGTCGCGGGCGAACTGCTGACGAAGGCGCGCGAGGCGGTGGAGTCGGTTCCCGGCGTGGAGCAGGCGGAAGTGGAGCTCACGTTCTCGCCGCCCTGGTCGGCGGACCGCATCAATCCCACGATCCGGGCCGCGCTGGGCCTTTGA